The Methylomagnum ishizawai genome has a window encoding:
- a CDS encoding TonB-dependent receptor encodes MPAVRFPAWALGLLMASTALAGEPEPGAEDPAKALELPDVEVVGITPLPTLGLPASEVPGNVQSVEDEQMDRQESLNLPRFMNRNLNSVNINDVQSNPWQPDVTYRGFSASPLIGTPIGLAVYQDGVRINEPFGDTVNWDLIPQSAIANLDLIPGSNPLFGLNALGGSLSIRTKSGRTHAGTQAEFNGGSFGRKTFEFEHGGSKDEFDWFVTGNVAENDGWRDHSHSNVHQLFVKLGWENETTDVDLSYTFANNSLTGNGPLPYSLLQANRNSVYTYPDTTKPDLSFLNLKASHEFSKDWLLAGNAYYRSNVIDTFNGDVAEDCEQFATYAECLNEDGELSPSAVNRRSRSNEDGTGAQVQLSYLGDLFALKNNFTFGTSYDYGHTDFTQSEQAAAFTSSRGTVGLGAAEQTTHAKATNQYVGVFATDTLSPTPWLHFNAAGRWNQAEIELSGYGTDEEGGRTSLAGHHTFNRLNPSAGFTLQPLDAFAADGGPVKEMTFYGNYNEGFRVPTPVELTCADPEAPCSLPNSFIADPPLKPVVSNTFEVGLRGKLGEDIRWTTALYRTELSNDIMFINVGGSGLTRGYFQNVGNTLRQGAEVGLQGGHGGFNWYINYSFIDATYQTHATLQNALGPETVSPGDRIPGIPQQLVKLGAEYEILDGWFFGGDLQYASSQYLRGDDQNVLPQVPEYTVVNLHTRYKVEEHVELFAMANNVFNTDYSNFGVVNRNFFTGAPDGGTPERFLGPGAPIGAWAGVRVHFD; translated from the coding sequence ATGCCGGCGGTCCGGTTCCCGGCCTGGGCCTTGGGCCTCCTCATGGCGTCCACCGCCCTGGCCGGGGAACCGGAACCGGGCGCGGAAGACCCGGCCAAAGCCCTGGAACTCCCCGATGTCGAAGTGGTGGGCATCACCCCCTTGCCGACCCTGGGATTGCCGGCCAGCGAGGTGCCCGGCAATGTGCAGTCGGTGGAGGACGAGCAGATGGACCGGCAGGAATCCTTGAACCTGCCCCGGTTCATGAACCGCAACCTCAACAGCGTCAACATCAACGACGTGCAGAGCAATCCCTGGCAGCCGGACGTCACCTACCGCGGCTTCAGCGCCTCGCCCCTGATCGGCACGCCCATCGGCCTCGCGGTCTACCAGGACGGCGTCCGCATCAACGAACCCTTCGGCGACACGGTGAACTGGGACTTGATCCCGCAATCGGCCATCGCCAACCTCGACCTGATTCCTGGCTCCAACCCCTTGTTCGGGCTGAACGCCCTGGGCGGCTCGCTGTCGATCCGCACCAAGAGTGGCCGCACCCATGCCGGCACCCAGGCCGAATTCAACGGCGGCTCGTTCGGACGGAAGACCTTCGAGTTCGAGCATGGCGGCTCCAAGGACGAATTCGATTGGTTCGTCACCGGCAATGTCGCCGAGAACGACGGCTGGCGCGACCATTCCCACAGCAATGTGCACCAGTTGTTCGTGAAGCTGGGCTGGGAGAACGAAACCACCGACGTGGACCTCAGCTACACCTTCGCCAACAACAGCCTGACCGGCAACGGTCCCCTGCCCTACAGCCTGTTGCAGGCCAACCGCAACTCGGTCTACACCTACCCCGACACCACCAAGCCCGACCTCAGCTTCTTGAACCTCAAGGCCAGCCACGAGTTCTCCAAGGATTGGCTGCTGGCGGGCAACGCCTATTACCGCAGCAATGTCATCGATACCTTCAACGGCGACGTGGCCGAGGATTGCGAGCAGTTCGCGACCTATGCCGAGTGTTTGAACGAGGACGGCGAACTATCGCCCTCCGCCGTCAACCGCCGCTCGCGCAGCAACGAGGACGGCACCGGGGCGCAGGTGCAATTGAGCTATCTGGGCGACCTATTCGCGCTCAAGAACAACTTCACCTTCGGCACCAGCTACGACTACGGCCACACCGATTTCACCCAGTCCGAGCAGGCGGCGGCCTTCACTTCGAGCCGGGGCACGGTGGGCCTGGGAGCCGCGGAGCAAACCACCCACGCCAAGGCCACCAACCAATATGTCGGCGTGTTCGCCACCGATACCCTATCGCCCACGCCCTGGCTGCACTTCAACGCCGCCGGACGCTGGAACCAAGCCGAGATCGAGCTATCGGGCTATGGCACCGACGAGGAAGGCGGACGCACCTCGCTGGCCGGCCACCACACCTTCAACCGCCTGAACCCCTCGGCGGGTTTCACCCTGCAACCCTTGGACGCCTTCGCCGCCGATGGCGGGCCGGTCAAGGAGATGACCTTCTATGGCAATTACAACGAGGGTTTCCGCGTCCCGACCCCGGTGGAACTGACCTGCGCCGACCCCGAAGCGCCTTGTTCGCTGCCCAACAGCTTCATCGCCGACCCGCCCTTGAAGCCGGTGGTATCGAACACCTTCGAGGTGGGTTTGCGGGGCAAGCTGGGCGAGGACATCCGCTGGACCACGGCGCTGTACCGCACCGAATTGAGCAACGACATCATGTTCATCAATGTCGGCGGCAGCGGCTTGACGCGGGGCTATTTCCAGAACGTCGGCAACACCCTGCGGCAGGGCGCGGAAGTGGGCTTGCAGGGCGGCCATGGCGGCTTCAACTGGTACATCAATTACAGCTTCATCGACGCCACCTACCAGACCCACGCCACCTTGCAAAACGCCTTGGGACCGGAGACCGTCAGCCCCGGCGACCGGATTCCCGGCATCCCGCAGCAATTGGTCAAGCTGGGCGCGGAGTATGAAATCCTGGACGGCTGGTTCTTCGGCGGCGACCTGCAATACGCCTCCAGCCAATACCTGCGCGGCGACGACCAAAACGTGCTGCCACAGGTGCCCGAATACACGGTGGTCAACCTGCATACCCGCTACAAGGTCGAGGAGCATGTGGAGCTATTCGCCATGGCCAACAACGTGTTCAACACCGACTACTCCAATTTCGGCGTGGTGAACCGCAATTTCTTCACCGGGGCACCGGATGGCGGCACGCCGGAACGCTTCCTCGGACCGGGCGCGCCCATCGGCGCTTGGGCGGGGGTGCGGGTGCATTTCGATTAG
- a CDS encoding diacylglycerol/lipid kinase family protein yields MPIPAPESSRSNPAPTRVRAILNPAAGSRQDVRDALEQAFAARPDLHWEILETQAGDDARRFAAEAVALGHDLVIACGGDGTVMEVAAGLKDSPVALAIIPCGTANVLAKELDLPDSVEAALALALDPAAAIRAVDMGCVDGRLFLLRAGIGYEALYNLETSREEKARLGRWAYLLAARRALARLREVRYAITIDGETHTTRGITCMICNSAGVGIASLRMAGCASVGDGLLDVIVLRGFGLAQIARFLASLVHSLLPFLRDNPPPLEDYWQAQTITVECSRRQWMTLDGEPFKQSKQFTASAVPQAVRVRVPAAAVEPVP; encoded by the coding sequence ATGCCGATACCCGCTCCCGAATCCAGCCGATCCAATCCCGCACCGACCCGCGTCCGTGCGATCCTCAACCCGGCCGCCGGCTCCCGCCAGGATGTGCGGGACGCCCTGGAACAAGCGTTCGCGGCGCGGCCCGACCTCCATTGGGAAATCCTGGAAACCCAGGCCGGGGACGACGCCCGCCGGTTCGCGGCGGAAGCGGTGGCGCTGGGCCACGACCTGGTCATCGCCTGCGGCGGCGACGGCACCGTGATGGAAGTCGCCGCGGGCCTGAAAGACAGCCCGGTGGCCCTGGCGATCATTCCCTGCGGGACGGCCAACGTCCTGGCCAAGGAACTGGACCTTCCCGATAGCGTGGAAGCGGCGCTGGCCCTGGCCCTGGACCCGGCGGCGGCGATCCGGGCGGTCGATATGGGTTGCGTCGATGGCCGCTTGTTCTTGCTGCGGGCGGGTATCGGCTACGAAGCCCTGTACAACCTCGAAACCTCCCGCGAGGAGAAGGCGCGTTTGGGGCGCTGGGCCTATCTGCTGGCGGCGCGGCGCGCCCTGGCCCGGTTGCGCGAAGTCCGCTACGCCATCACCATCGACGGGGAAACCCATACCACCCGCGGCATCACCTGCATGATCTGCAATTCCGCCGGGGTGGGCATCGCTTCGCTGCGGATGGCCGGTTGCGCCAGCGTCGGCGACGGCCTGCTGGACGTGATCGTGCTGCGCGGCTTCGGACTGGCCCAGATCGCACGCTTCCTCGCCAGCTTGGTCCATAGCCTGCTGCCCTTCCTGCGCGACAATCCGCCACCGCTGGAAGACTATTGGCAAGCCCAAACCATCACCGTGGAATGCAGCCGCCGCCAATGGATGACCCTCGACGGCGAGCCGTTCAAGCAGTCCAAGCAGTTCACGGCCAGCGCCGTGCCCCAGGCCGTGCGGGTGCGGGTGCCGGCGGCGGCGGTGGAACCGGTCCCATGA
- a CDS encoding protein-tyrosine phosphatase family protein → MRREGSIQTELRRLGTMLHSHGPYLTLLAGLDKAWRWLTGAPIWCFSGVAPGILLGGQPARRIVSQMYRRGVTGVVNLRAEYDSVQEVGGTGLDYLFLPVADNHAPSLDQLRQGVAFIRRAVAQGGKVYIHCWEGLGRGPTLAAAWLVSAGDAPTVAWERVRKVRPFIRPTAGQVRRIEEFAAGLRR, encoded by the coding sequence ATGAGGCGCGAAGGCTCGATCCAGACCGAGTTGAGGCGGCTCGGCACCATGCTCCACAGCCATGGGCCTTATCTGACGCTCCTGGCCGGACTCGACAAAGCCTGGCGCTGGCTGACGGGAGCGCCGATCTGGTGTTTCAGCGGGGTCGCTCCGGGCATCCTGTTGGGCGGACAGCCCGCCCGCCGTATCGTCAGCCAGATGTACCGGCGCGGCGTGACTGGCGTGGTGAACCTCCGCGCCGAGTACGACTCCGTCCAGGAAGTGGGTGGCACCGGGCTGGATTATCTGTTCTTGCCGGTGGCGGACAACCATGCGCCCAGCCTCGACCAATTGCGGCAAGGCGTGGCCTTCATCCGCCGGGCGGTCGCGCAGGGGGGAAAGGTTTATATCCACTGTTGGGAGGGATTGGGCCGCGGCCCCACCTTGGCGGCGGCCTGGCTGGTCAGCGCGGGGGATGCGCCGACGGTGGCCTGGGAGCGGGTGCGGAAAGTCCGGCCCTTCATCCGGCCCACGGCGGGACAGGTGCGGAGGATCGAGGAATTCGCGGCCGGGCTGCGGCGCTAG
- the ilvD gene encoding dihydroxy-acid dehydratase codes for MSSTDNDPRAFSAQVVDGMERAPSRAMLHAVGFTDADFKKPQIGIASTWSMVTPCNMHINKLADDAAQGVDGNGGKAVVFNTITISDGISMGTEGMKYSLVSREVIADSIETVVGCQGFDGLVAIGGCDKNMPGCLIGIARLNRPAVFVYGGTILTGCHGDKKLDIVSVFEAVGARANDRIDDAELKAIEAKAIPGPGSCGGMYTANTMASAIEALGMSLPGSSAQAAISADKQRDCERAGAQVLKLLEAGIRPLDIMTKPAFENAITVVIALGGSTNAVLHLLAMADACGVDLSLDDFTRIGKHVPMLADLKPSGRYAMAELVEIGGIQPLMKVLLAQGLLHGDCLTVTGKTLAENLAEAPDYPAGQDMIRPLSNPIKKDSHLVILRGNLAAEGAVAKITGKEGLSFTGKARVFECEELALKAILDGTVQKGDVIVIRYEGPKGGPGMREMLSPTSAVMGKGLAKEVALITDGRFSGGTHGFVVGHITPEAYVGGPLAIVRDGDGITIDAEQAELTLHLSDAEIAERLSRWQRPAPRYTKGVLAKYAKLVSSASEGAVTDKDLGDL; via the coding sequence ATGAGTAGCACCGACAACGATCCCCGCGCCTTTTCCGCCCAGGTGGTGGATGGCATGGAACGCGCCCCCAGCCGCGCCATGCTGCACGCGGTGGGTTTCACCGACGCCGACTTCAAGAAGCCCCAGATCGGCATCGCCTCGACCTGGAGCATGGTGACGCCGTGCAATATGCACATCAACAAGCTGGCGGACGATGCCGCCCAGGGCGTGGACGGCAACGGCGGCAAGGCGGTGGTTTTCAACACCATCACCATTTCCGACGGCATTTCCATGGGCACCGAGGGCATGAAATATTCCCTGGTGTCGCGGGAGGTGATCGCCGATTCCATCGAGACCGTGGTGGGTTGCCAGGGCTTCGACGGCTTGGTCGCCATCGGCGGCTGCGACAAGAACATGCCCGGCTGCCTGATCGGCATCGCGCGGCTGAACCGCCCGGCGGTGTTCGTCTACGGCGGCACCATCCTCACCGGCTGCCATGGCGATAAGAAGCTGGATATCGTCTCGGTGTTCGAGGCGGTCGGCGCCCGCGCCAACGACCGCATCGACGACGCCGAACTCAAGGCCATCGAAGCCAAGGCCATTCCCGGTCCCGGTTCCTGCGGCGGCATGTACACCGCCAACACCATGGCCTCGGCCATCGAGGCTTTGGGGATGAGCCTCCCTGGCAGTTCGGCCCAGGCCGCCATTTCCGCCGACAAGCAGCGCGATTGCGAGCGGGCCGGGGCGCAGGTGTTGAAATTGTTGGAGGCGGGTATCCGTCCGCTGGATATCATGACCAAACCGGCGTTCGAGAACGCCATCACCGTGGTCATCGCGCTGGGCGGCTCCACCAACGCCGTGCTGCACCTCTTGGCGATGGCCGATGCCTGCGGTGTGGATTTGAGCCTGGACGATTTCACCCGCATCGGCAAGCACGTCCCGATGCTGGCCGACCTCAAGCCCAGTGGCCGCTACGCCATGGCCGAACTGGTCGAAATCGGCGGCATCCAGCCCTTGATGAAGGTGTTGCTGGCGCAGGGGCTGCTGCATGGCGATTGCCTGACCGTGACCGGCAAGACCCTGGCCGAGAACCTGGCCGAAGCCCCGGATTACCCGGCGGGCCAGGACATGATCCGCCCCTTGTCCAACCCGATCAAAAAGGACAGCCACCTCGTCATCCTGCGGGGCAACCTGGCGGCGGAAGGCGCGGTGGCGAAGATCACCGGCAAGGAAGGCTTGAGCTTCACCGGCAAGGCGCGGGTGTTCGAGTGCGAGGAACTGGCGTTGAAAGCCATCCTCGACGGCACCGTGCAAAAGGGCGATGTGATCGTGATCCGCTACGAAGGGCCGAAGGGCGGTCCCGGAATGCGCGAGATGCTGTCGCCGACTTCCGCCGTGATGGGCAAGGGCTTGGCCAAGGAGGTGGCGCTCATCACCGACGGGCGCTTTTCCGGCGGCACCCATGGCTTCGTGGTCGGGCATATCACCCCGGAAGCCTATGTCGGCGGTCCCTTGGCGATTGTTCGGGATGGCGATGGCATCACCATCGACGCCGAGCAGGCCGAGTTGACCCTGCACCTGTCCGATGCCGAAATCGCCGAGCGCTTGAGCCGCTGGCAACGGCCCGCGCCGCGCTATACCAAGGGCGTGCTGGCGAAATACGCCAAGCTGGTGTCCTCGGCCTCGGAAGGGGCGGTGACGGATAAGGACTTGGGCGACTTATAG
- a CDS encoding TIGR04211 family SH3 domain-containing protein: protein MNKIIPLALALGFALAAQAAPAPAPKKGYITDKLEVQMRAGQTLQHKVLKMIPSGTPVTIMGDNYDTGYSLVKLENGEDGWVLTRYLTTEPLIRSQLDEARRKLMAVQDDNRRLKEELVAVQSGKEGLDHVGRQHRAEIERLNTELIAIRQASANAVQIQDERDRLQQYVIELERDVETLRREKTALESDYRQGWFMIGAGVLFAGMLLGVVLPKLSWRKKASWDSF from the coding sequence ATGAACAAAATAATCCCGCTCGCGCTGGCGCTGGGGTTCGCCCTGGCCGCGCAGGCCGCGCCCGCCCCCGCTCCCAAGAAAGGGTACATCACCGACAAGCTGGAAGTGCAGATGCGCGCCGGGCAGACCCTACAGCACAAGGTGCTGAAGATGATCCCTTCCGGCACGCCGGTGACCATCATGGGCGACAACTACGACACCGGCTATTCCCTGGTGAAGTTGGAGAACGGCGAGGATGGCTGGGTGCTGACCCGCTATCTCACCACCGAACCCCTGATCCGCTCCCAGTTGGACGAGGCCCGCCGCAAGCTGATGGCGGTGCAGGACGACAACCGCCGCCTCAAGGAGGAACTGGTCGCCGTCCAATCCGGCAAGGAAGGCTTGGACCATGTCGGCCGCCAGCACCGGGCCGAGATCGAGCGCCTCAACACCGAGTTGATCGCCATCCGCCAAGCCTCCGCCAACGCCGTCCAAATCCAGGACGAGCGCGACCGCCTCCAGCAATACGTGATCGAGCTGGAACGCGACGTGGAAACCCTGCGCCGCGAGAAAACCGCCTTGGAAAGCGACTACCGCCAGGGCTGGTTCATGATCGGGGCGGGCGTTTTGTTCGCCGGGATGCTGCTGGGCGTGGTCCTGCCCAAGCTCAGTTGGCGCAAGAAAGCCAGTTGGGATTCCTTTTGA
- the prsT gene encoding XrtA/PEP-CTERM system TPR-repeat protein PrsT — translation MKHSLRLLALVAVLGGPGPAFAASGPLIDAARSYIQKHEYKAAVIELKNYLQENPNDAEARMMVGEVYMKLGDGSAAAQSFEKARELKVPKERWIVLLGRSYLMNNDLKMLMERVKPDEDLPNGVRAQVYGLHGVAYLSQGNIDKAQASFDAALKLEPSSSEALLGLALLVAQHGDYKKTIEYAERVLVGDPKNGNAHIIIGEAKRLQGDNQGAVDAFGQGLDSLPNDLRARLGRATAYLSLNKIAEANKDIAEVRKLAPKHPMGLYLAAVVDFQNGKLQEANELLGKAANLMPEHLPTKLLLGTIAFQQGNYEMAESQLGQFVAKLPDNLPAVKLLAATRMKRGRPQEAIQVLKPVEDKAKDDAQFLSLLGSAYLQAKDYEQSNEYLGRAAALDPKAGAIKAQIALGQLAAGKLDEAVTDLKAAVNLDQNLLQADVMLVLALIQQKKYDEAVASANQLHDKMKDDPLPFNLVGAAYYSKGDEAKAVEAWRAALKLKPDYAPAALNLAKVELSHNNVEGAVKVYQTLLEHDPKSVSVLIGLAQIEENRKNYDKMEKYLNDAKEKNPKSPQVAVLLSRLYLQQGKPLRALDTARDAASNTPDDVEVIHNLGMVQLANDQAATAVGSFRKLVARAPDRPQFRHELAQALYRAGDKSSAIQEWRGMTTDTPDFIPAYISLADYYIQEGKFDDALKLAAELKAKQPKATTGVQLEADIEFARKQYRKALEGYGAAYKTAPSAIVVRRMYQAHTLLGEQPAGFEVLNQWLKANPKDVETWMLLGMGYQEAGKVKEAVAAYEKSYELRSDNPVILNNLIWLYQEVGDARALPLSEKLLAATENNPEIMDTVGWVYMQNGKLDKAIALLQDAAVHAPQHPLIRIHLAEAMVKQGRKEEARQQLQRLLTENKDFPERAQAQALLQSL, via the coding sequence ATGAAGCACAGCCTACGCCTCTTGGCCCTGGTCGCCGTCCTCGGCGGCCCAGGCCCGGCTTTTGCCGCCAGCGGCCCTTTGATCGACGCCGCCCGCAGCTACATCCAGAAGCATGAATACAAAGCCGCCGTCATCGAGCTGAAGAACTACCTCCAGGAGAACCCGAACGACGCCGAGGCCCGGATGATGGTGGGCGAGGTCTACATGAAGCTGGGCGATGGTTCCGCCGCCGCCCAGTCCTTCGAGAAGGCCCGCGAATTGAAGGTGCCCAAGGAACGTTGGATCGTGCTGCTGGGCCGGTCCTATCTGATGAACAACGACCTCAAGATGCTGATGGAGCGGGTCAAGCCCGACGAGGATTTGCCCAATGGCGTCCGCGCCCAGGTCTACGGCCTGCACGGCGTGGCCTATCTCTCCCAGGGCAATATCGACAAGGCCCAGGCCAGTTTCGACGCCGCCCTCAAGCTCGAACCCAGCTCCAGCGAGGCCCTGCTCGGCCTCGCCCTGCTGGTCGCCCAGCACGGGGATTACAAGAAGACCATCGAGTATGCCGAGCGGGTCTTGGTCGGCGATCCCAAGAACGGCAACGCCCATATCATCATCGGCGAGGCCAAGCGCTTGCAGGGCGATAACCAGGGGGCGGTCGATGCCTTCGGCCAGGGCTTGGACAGCCTGCCCAACGATCTCCGCGCCCGGCTCGGGCGGGCCACGGCCTATCTGAGCCTCAACAAGATCGCCGAGGCCAACAAGGATATCGCCGAGGTCCGCAAGCTCGCGCCCAAGCATCCCATGGGGCTGTATCTGGCGGCGGTGGTCGATTTCCAGAACGGCAAGCTGCAAGAGGCCAACGAGTTGCTGGGCAAGGCCGCCAACCTCATGCCGGAGCACCTGCCCACCAAGCTCCTGCTCGGCACCATCGCCTTCCAGCAGGGCAATTACGAAATGGCGGAGAGCCAACTCGGGCAATTCGTCGCCAAGCTGCCCGACAACCTGCCCGCCGTCAAGCTCCTGGCCGCCACCCGCATGAAGCGCGGCCGGCCGCAGGAGGCCATCCAGGTGCTCAAGCCGGTCGAGGACAAAGCCAAGGACGATGCCCAGTTCCTCTCGCTGCTGGGCAGCGCCTACCTCCAGGCCAAGGATTACGAGCAAAGCAACGAATACCTGGGCCGCGCCGCCGCGCTGGACCCCAAGGCGGGCGCGATCAAGGCCCAGATCGCCCTGGGCCAGTTGGCGGCCGGCAAGCTCGACGAGGCCGTCACCGACCTGAAGGCCGCGGTGAACCTGGACCAGAACCTGTTGCAGGCCGATGTGATGCTGGTGCTGGCCTTGATCCAGCAGAAGAAATACGACGAGGCCGTCGCTTCCGCCAACCAGCTGCACGACAAGATGAAGGACGATCCCCTGCCGTTCAACCTGGTCGGCGCGGCGTATTATTCCAAGGGAGACGAGGCCAAGGCGGTCGAGGCCTGGCGCGCCGCGCTCAAGCTCAAGCCCGACTACGCCCCGGCGGCGCTCAACCTGGCCAAGGTGGAACTCAGCCATAACAATGTCGAGGGCGCGGTCAAGGTCTACCAAACCCTGCTGGAACACGACCCCAAGAGCGTTTCGGTCCTGATCGGGCTGGCCCAGATCGAGGAGAACCGCAAGAACTACGACAAGATGGAAAAATACCTGAACGACGCCAAGGAGAAGAATCCCAAGTCGCCCCAGGTCGCGGTGCTGCTCTCGCGCTTGTATTTGCAGCAGGGTAAGCCCTTGCGGGCGCTGGATACCGCCCGCGACGCCGCTTCCAACACCCCCGACGATGTCGAGGTCATCCACAATCTCGGCATGGTCCAATTGGCCAACGACCAAGCCGCCACCGCAGTGGGCAGCTTCAGGAAGCTGGTGGCCAGGGCGCCCGATAGGCCGCAATTCCGCCACGAACTCGCCCAAGCCCTCTACCGGGCCGGCGACAAGTCTTCCGCGATCCAGGAATGGCGCGGCATGACCACCGACACTCCCGATTTCATCCCGGCCTATATCTCCCTGGCCGATTACTATATCCAGGAAGGCAAATTCGACGACGCCCTGAAACTCGCCGCCGAACTCAAGGCCAAGCAGCCCAAGGCCACGACCGGCGTGCAATTGGAGGCCGATATCGAATTCGCCCGCAAGCAATACCGCAAGGCGCTGGAAGGTTACGGGGCGGCCTATAAGACCGCGCCCAGCGCCATCGTGGTCCGGCGCATGTACCAGGCCCATACCCTGCTGGGCGAACAGCCCGCCGGATTCGAGGTGTTGAACCAGTGGTTGAAGGCCAATCCCAAGGACGTGGAAACCTGGATGCTGCTGGGGATGGGCTATCAGGAGGCGGGCAAGGTCAAAGAGGCCGTCGCCGCCTATGAAAAATCCTACGAGTTGCGTTCCGACAACCCGGTCATCCTCAACAACCTGATCTGGCTGTACCAGGAAGTGGGCGACGCCAGGGCGTTGCCGCTGTCGGAAAAGCTCCTGGCCGCGACCGAGAACAATCCCGAGATCATGGACACGGTGGGCTGGGTCTATATGCAGAACGGCAAGCTCGACAAGGCCATCGCCTTGTTGCAGGATGCCGCCGTCCACGCCCCGCAGCACCCCTTGATCCGTATCCACCTGGCCGAGGCCATGGTCAAGCAGGGCCGCAAGGAGGAGGCCCGCCAGCAGTTGCAACGCCTCTTGACCGAGAACAAGGACTTCCCCGAGCGGGCCCAGGCCCAGGCTTTGCTCCAATCCCTCTGA
- the prsR gene encoding PEP-CTERM-box response regulator transcription factor has protein sequence MTDQTLLIVEDDPGLQSQLRWSFDQYKVWTADDRESALAAVKRHQPEVVTLDLGLPPDPGGVSEGFATLNDILSMAPQTKVIVITGNDDQFNPVKCIGFGAYDFFQKPIDPTLLAFVVNRAFRLHALEEENRRLQRMHITNPLEGIVAASPEMHEVCRTVERLAPTDITVLLLGESGTGKEVLARALHALGPRAKKPFIAVNAAAIPENLLESELFGFERGAYTGATQQTKGKFELADGGTFFLDEIGDIPLSLQPKLLRVLQERVVERVGGRQPFKVDVRVVCATHQNLAKLIETGRFREDLYFRINEMIINIPPVRERTGDVAVLARAFLEKFAKQMRRAQLLGFTDEGLAALEAYHWPGNVRELEHKIKRAVVMAQGPLIDAKDLELLPTSAKRRLLTLREAREMAERQAIGMALSEAGENVTKAAELLEVARPTLYALLTKFNLKV, from the coding sequence TTGACCGACCAAACCCTGCTCATCGTCGAGGACGATCCCGGCCTGCAAAGCCAGTTGCGCTGGAGTTTCGATCAATACAAGGTCTGGACGGCCGACGACCGGGAATCCGCCCTGGCCGCGGTCAAACGCCACCAGCCCGAGGTGGTGACCCTGGACCTGGGGTTGCCGCCCGACCCCGGCGGGGTCAGCGAGGGTTTCGCCACCCTCAACGACATCCTGTCGATGGCTCCGCAGACCAAGGTCATCGTCATCACCGGCAACGACGACCAGTTCAACCCGGTCAAGTGCATCGGGTTCGGGGCCTACGATTTCTTCCAGAAGCCCATCGATCCCACCTTGCTGGCGTTCGTGGTGAACCGGGCGTTCCGGCTCCACGCCCTGGAGGAGGAGAACCGCCGCTTGCAGCGGATGCATATCACCAACCCGCTGGAAGGCATCGTCGCCGCCAGCCCGGAAATGCACGAGGTCTGCCGCACGGTCGAGCGCTTGGCCCCCACCGATATCACCGTGCTGCTGCTGGGCGAGAGCGGCACCGGCAAGGAAGTCCTGGCCCGCGCCCTGCACGCCCTCGGTCCCCGCGCCAAGAAGCCCTTCATCGCCGTCAACGCCGCCGCCATCCCGGAGAACCTGTTGGAAAGCGAGTTGTTCGGCTTCGAGCGCGGCGCCTACACCGGGGCCACCCAGCAAACCAAGGGCAAGTTCGAACTGGCCGATGGTGGTACCTTCTTCCTGGACGAGATCGGCGATATCCCCTTGTCCTTGCAACCCAAGCTGCTCAGGGTGTTGCAGGAACGGGTGGTGGAGCGGGTGGGCGGACGCCAGCCGTTCAAGGTCGATGTGAGGGTGGTCTGCGCCACCCACCAGAATCTGGCCAAGCTGATCGAGACCGGGCGGTTCCGGGAAGACCTGTACTTCCGCATCAACGAAATGATCATTAATATTCCGCCGGTCCGCGAGCGCACCGGGGATGTCGCGGTGTTGGCGCGGGCCTTCCTGGAAAAATTCGCCAAGCAGATGCGCCGCGCCCAGCTCCTCGGGTTCACCGACGAAGGCTTGGCCGCCCTGGAAGCCTATCATTGGCCCGGCAATGTCCGGGAACTGGAACACAAGATCAAACGCGCCGTGGTGATGGCGCAGGGCCCCTTGATCGACGCCAAGGATTTGGAACTCTTGCCGACCAGCGCCAAGCGGCGGCTGTTGACCCTGCGCGAGGCGCGGGAAATGGCCGAGCGCCAAGCCATCGGCATGGCGCTCAGCGAGGCCGGCGAGAACGTCACCAAGGCCGCCGAACTGCTCGAAGTGGCCCGCCCCACGCTGTACGCGCTCTTAACCAAATTCAACCTCAAGGTTTAG